In Candidatus Paceibacterota bacterium, the sequence CACGCCTGGATAGGCCTCCGCGGTTTCGGATTGAGCGGCCTCCAAATCAGGTTCGCCGAGCCAGAGCGTTGCGCGATTCTCCTTGGTCGGATTCTGGCTCTTGCCGTCCACGACAATCGTGTTATGGGCAAAGGTGGATTGGTACCATGGCAGGATGGAGGCGCCATAGCCCGGCGTGCCATAATCCGCCAGCCACAGTTTTCCGTTGGCAAAGAGGGTGATGCCCATCTTGTCGCGTTGGCCGTGGCCAAGGAACGGGCCGTAGTCGAAGCTCAGCACAGCGCCATTGGTGGAACGCAGCATGCAGATGCCGAGCACCGGGAAGTTAACCGAGGTTGCCGGGGGCGGCGTGACCTTGGTGGGAACAGCGCCGCCAAAGAGGAAGGCGTACTGGCCGCCGCGCAGCGAATCGCGCGAGTCAGCATTCACCCTGCCCGCTGGAAAGACCCCGCGCCGGTAGCCGTTTGCCAGCACCCACGCAAAGCGGGGGTCCTGTGTGCGGTGATGCGCCAGCTCGTAGCAGTCTGCCGGCACGAACGACTGAAACCAGCCGTCGTTGATTGCCGCGAGGCGCAGATCAGGATAGGCATATTGCAACGGAGCCTCATACATCCGCAGCAGCGATTTGCCCGGCTTCGCCTCCCAGCGGTACAGGTCCATCCCGGCGTGCCACCCGGCTTCGGCGAAGGCCGCAAAGGCCAGCAGCGGGAAGTAGTGGTAGGTGTGGACGGACTCCGGCCAAAGGCCGTCATCGCCGAGCTGGTTGCGGATTTGTTCCTTGAAGCTGTCTGTTGCCCACTGGACCAGCGCTTGGTCCTCGATGGCGTAGCCGACGACGCCGACCGCCGACAGGTGCCACGAGCCCCAGTTGCCGCTGGTGCCGCAACGCTGCAAACCCTGCGCGACCGTGCGCAGGAAGTCCGCAATAGTTGCGCGCTGCTCGGGTGACAAATCGCTGTGGACCAGGTCGTAGGCCTGCGCCAGCGGAATGACCCACATTGCCTCGTCCAGGGACTGATAAATCATCCCGCCGCTGGTAACAGTCGTATGCGGCCCCGGATAGGCCGCAGCGTATTTCGAGAGAATTTCCCCCGCCTTCGCTGCGTAGTCCGGCCTGTGTTCGAGTGCGGCGACCAGGGCGAGGTCCAGCGCCGCCGGTGCAAGCCAGGTATGAACCATTCGGCGCAGGGCGCTTTCGTATTTCTCGCCGCTGCATTGCCTGCCGCATTTCGGACAGCGGTACGGCCCCGGCGCATAGCGCTGGTCTTTGGGCAACTCCAACCGGTCTCCGTCCACGCAGAAGAAATGGTGGTAATGGCCGCCGCGGGCCGGAATTATGATCGGGCGTTCAGCCCAAAGACTGGCGTTGGCTCGCGCCCCGCGCCCGGAACTCATCACGGCCGGCCCGCGGTCAGCGCGGTACAAGGCGGTCTTCCAACCGGGCTTGGCAAGGTCACTGCGGAGAGTGGCCAACTCGGCCTGGTTGATCAGCACGAAGGGGCGGGTGGGGAAGGTGGGCGAGGCTGGGCTTTCGGACGCGAAGGCGGGCAAGTGAGCCGCACACAGCCAGAGGCTGGCGGCACCGGACCAGAGGAAGCGTCTTCGGTTCAAGGGGCGACAGTCGGGGTGCCACTACTGTCACAATGACCTAAGATGACGTAAGAGGCCGCTGGCGGCAGCGGTAAGTAGTCTCCACGGAGCACCGGAGACTCCCTGTCATCAGCCATCCGCAGAATGAAGGGGACGTTGCTCCCCGCAGCAGGCGCAATCTGCACTTCGGTCATAGGAGCATCCTCCCCCACTCCTGATGGGCAAGCAAGCAGCATCGGGAGGGGGGCAAATTGTGAGAAGAAGTCCAACCCGACTGCCGCCCCAACGAGTGGCTCGGCCCATCTTCCAAGCCTCCTCAAGCACCCAACCGCGGTGATCAGACGGTGACAATCCGGTGAGACCCCGGTGTGGTTCCCATGGGGGTCGGCCCCCATGGGAACCACACCGGGGTATCGCAAGTGTCACAGCGTTGTCACACCGGCATTTCCGACCGTGGAAGCTGATTCAGGAACCCCGACTGTCTCAAAAATGGACAGAACGCCGGTCTCTACCGGGACGACTCTGCAGCCGCAAGATAGGAAACCGCATTGACGCTTCGCGGTGCTGATCCGCCTGTAACACAGCTAAGGTGGCGGAGGCCGCAGCCGATAGAATTGGCCACTCGCGGTCGCGGTGTTGGTTAGCACATGCCAGAGTACCCAGCCGCAGGTGGCGGCAATGCCGATCCAGGCAGCAATGGTCAGGACGGCGGCGATCCGAGTATCGTAGGGCAGCAGGTTCCAGCGGTGCAGAATCGTGTTCCAGTCATGTTCACCCCCGCCGACCAAAGGCAACTGCAGCGCCCGGGCGTCGGCGACGTAGCGGGCGATATTGAGCCAGTTCTCGAAGTACCAGACGGCGGCGGCGGCAACGCCGATGGTGTGGCCCTTGCGCCAAAACGCAACCGCCAGCACAACGGGAAAGGCCAGTTGGCCAAGAGTGCCCCCGTAGGGCTCAAGCCGTGAGCTGATCAAGCCGACGAGCGGGTGACCGGCTTCGTGGAATAGCAGGTTGGCGTGGTCCAGGAGTAAGACGAAGCCGGGTTCAGAGCGAAAGACGAGGAGCAGAAGCAGCCCTAAACCCACGCCAAAGCCTGCCAACCTGGCGGCGGTTACCGGTTCCCATTCGCGTTGTTCCATGCTGTGATGACAGCAGGACGTTCGCCAAATCCGGCCGCGCAGGGGTCTGGGTGGCCTGTCGGCTGGCCAAACAGAACCCGACCAGACTACCGACCGCAGGCCTGCCTTACGGCTTGAGCGGCTTTGGTTTGAGCCTCGCGCGATAGGTGTTCAGCAGCGGGTCCTGGGTGCGCTGCATCCACGAGAGCATATCCTTGCGCGCCTGGGCAACCTGCTCCTGGCACTTGGGGTCAGCAATCAAATTGTGCAGCCCGTCCGGGTCGGTGGCAAAATCGTAGAATTCCTCCGGCACGCGGTGCAGCAGCATCTCGACGCGGGCCGCGACGTCCTTCTGGTCCATGGCTGCCTGCTGCATGGCGTTGAAGGTCAGGCCGCCCATGGGCTCGGCGCGGTACTGGGTCGTGCCGTCGGACCATGCGTTGTAGATGTAGCCGCAATGCCGAGTCTGAAGGCAGCGCATGGGATAGGAGCGGCGACCGGAAGTGTCGTTGTAACAGGTGAACACCCGGTCGCGCCCGGGCTGGTCGAGCCCGAGGAGCAGCGGCAGGAAGGAACGGCCATCCATGTTGGCGGGGGCCGCCACGCCGGCGGCTTCGAGAATCGTGGGCATGAAGTCAATCCCGGAGATAAAGTGATCGCGGTCCACAGTGCTCGGCTTGACCTTGCCAGGCCAGCGAACGAGCCAGGGGGTGCGCGTGCTGGCCAGGTAGCAGTTGCTTTTGCCAAAGGGCATGGAGATGCCGTTATCGCTCAGGAACATCACGAGCGTGCTTTCCTCGAAGCCGGAGTCCTTGAGCGCGCGCAGGATTTCCCCGACCGTCTCATCGCAGCGGTGGGCGGAGGAGTAATACTGCGCCATTTCCTTGCGCACGTTGGGCAGGTCAGGCAGGAAGCCGGGGACGACGACCTCCTCGGGCTTGTAGATGCGGGCGGGGGGAGGGTAAGTCGCTTGCGCTGCGATCCCGTCTTCATTCGCCTGGGCACCAGCCACCTTCTTGGCCTTCTTTTTCCTGGCCAACTTGCCCTGGCCCTGGGTGATTTCACCCTCGCTGCCGGCCCACGGGCGGTGCGGGTCCTGGGAATTGGCCATGAGGAAGTAAGGCTTGCCGGCATCTTTGGCCTTGGCGAAGAACTCCCTGGCCGAGCGATAATAGAGGCTTGGGTCGCGGCCCTGGCCGAGTTCGCGCGCGTCATAGCTGTAATCCCAAGGAAATTTGGAGGGCGGGGCCAGGTGACTAACCTTAGCCATAATGCCGAGTTGGTAGCCGGCGGCCTTGAGGGATTCCATGAGCGTGGGTACCTCGGACCGGACGGGGTAGAAGCCGGTGGCGCCGTTGCGATGGGGATATCGGCCAGTCATCAGGCACTCGCGGCTGGGCTGGCAGACGGCCACCGTGACGTGGGCGTTGACAAACCACACGCCCTGCTTCGCCAGGCGGTCGAGGTTGGGCGTGATGCCAGGCGTCAGACAACCGGCGAAGGCGGGCGTGTTGTAGCCCATGTCATCGGCGGTAATGAGCAAGACATTCAGCCGCAGTGTGGCGGCCAGGGCGGCGGTTTGGGACAAGGCGAGGAGGAGGGCCAGTCTAGCGTGCATGGTGGCGGGAAGGAGGGTGGCGGGGTGGAAATCCGAAATCCGAGGACCGAAAACCGAAGGAAGGCCGAAATCCGAAGACCGAACTCAAGCGCGTGGAGAAGGGCACGGGTGTTGTCATCTCACAGGGCCGAACTTGGGATAAACGAGTGCTGGCTCGCGGCCTTCGAGCAGGGCGATGTTCTGTTCGAGATTGCGGCGCAGGTAGGCGGAAGGGCTGTTCCTGGCAGCATTCTCGGTGGCAGCGTAGAGCTTCTTCATGAGCGGCAGCAAAGGGCGTCCGGCTTCGCCCAAGCGGATGAGCACATTCGCTGCGTGTAGGACATAGAAGGTCTCGTTGGTACAAGTGATCCAGCGTTCGAGCACAGGCAATGCCGTTTCAACGTGGCCTAATTGGGCCAAGGCGTTGGCCGCCGCCGACTGGACCGCACCCGACGGATCCACCAGGCGCTTGCGCAAGGCGGCCTCGGCCGGTGCAGCCTGCTTGCGGAGCATGGCGCAGCCCAGCGCGCCCCACCAGCGGATGGCCTCGTTTGGATCATCCAAAGCCTCGGTGAGCCTGGGTAAATTGTCCGCCTTGCGTTCCGAGGCCAGGTTCGCAAGGTCCACCACCCGCTCGAAAGGCACGGCGCCTGGCTGGCGCGAGGCTTCGTAGCCTTCCAGCGGCGAGCCTTCGGGGATGAAACCGTTGTCCTTGATGGCCAGCACCCGGCGCTTCATTTCGGCACGCATTTTCTCCAAGGCCTCGCGATAGGCCGGGTCGTTGACCAGGTTGTGCACGTTGTCGGGGTCGGCGACCAGGTCATACAACTCTTCGGTCGGTTTCTCGCCCCAGAATTGCGCCGTAGCGGGTGTCAGGTGCCCAGTGGCGGCTTCCCGGGCCCAGGACTGGTAGCCACGCGCCTGGAACTGGTAGCTTAGCCGCTGCACATAAGGCAGTTCCGGCCGGTAGTTGTGGATGTAGAGGTAGCGGTGACTCATGAGCGAGCGCATCATGTCATAACGCTCGTCCATGCGGTCGCGTGTGCAGAAAACATACTCGTTTGGCGGACTCTTCGCCGCACCGGCAAAGGCGCGGCCCATCATGTAGTCCGGAATTTTCACTCCCGCCAGCGAGAGAACGGTTGGGGCAAAGTCCACGAAGCTCACAGGCTCTTTGATCCGGGAACCGGGTGCGGCTGGCGCCAGGTGCCGCCACTTGGGAGGAAAATAGACGATCAACGGCACATGAGTGCCGCTGCGCTGAAGGAAGCGCTTGCTGCGAGGGACCACGCCGCCGTTGTCCGCGTAGTAGAATACAATGGTGTTGTCGGCCAAACCGCTCTGCTCGAGGTCCCTAAGCTTGGCGCCGACTTGCGCATCCATCAGCGCGATGTGGTTGTAGTGGCGCGCCCAGTCGGCGCGAATTTCCGGCGTGTCCGGTTGATAGGGCGGAATGCGCACTTTTGCGGGGTCCGTGGGCGGGAAATCGAGGGTCTGTTCCTCGACGGGGAACAGGCAGCTTTCGTGGGTGACTTCGTGGTTGAACACGCTGAAGAACGGCTGCTTTGGATTGGATCGGTTGCGCCAGTGCGCATTCCTGCTCGAGGCGTCCCACGCCTCCTTCATGTCGATGGGCGCGTTGTAATCAGTCTTGGCGTTGTTCGAGGTGTAATAGCCCGCTTTGCGCAGATGCGCCGGGAAGCCCCTGAGCCAGCCGGGAATCTTCCCCTTGGCTCGCATGTGCTCCGCTGGACCGCAGGTGGCGGCGTACATGCCGGTGATCAATGTAAACCGCGAAGGGGCACAAACTGGCTGCGCGAAGCAGCGCTCGAACAGGACTCCTTTGCTGGCCAGGCGGTCGAGCGTCGGGGTACGGGCCAGCGGATCACCGTAGCAACCAAGGAAGGGACCACTGTCTTCATTGACCAGCCACAGGATGTTGGGTCGGTCGCCGGCGTTTTGGGTTGGGGAAGCCGCAGCCCTGATCGGGAGCACTGCCAGGATTAACTGACCTGACAGGAGGGCGGTCATGACCGTCCTGGTGGCGAGCCAGCGGACAACGATTCTAAGCAAGGAGGATGTGTTCATTATACGGCTATTCAGGACCAGCGACAGCAGCCATGCTGGTCCAGACAGGGCGCTTAGCCAAGCCCCGAGCATCGGCCTTCGATCCGGGACAGCGCGTTTGCAGGAAGCGACGGAGCGCCGGCTTCAGCCGGCATATGCGCCCCGGGCAGCGCCAGCCGGCTAAAGCCGGCGCTCCGACTGCCCGTTAATGCCTACGCGCTGGATCCGGGAGAAGTCGAGCTTGAACTCGACTTCGACAAGATACGCCGACTGGCGGCGACGGCACAGAGACCGGCGCTGTATCGAACCGCTCGATCGGCGGTGGGGGCGATCCTTTACTTGGAATTGGCGGCCGAGTACTGAGAGATGGCGCGCATGTATTGGGCGCGCTCAAAAGCGCTTGGGTCGGGGCAGTTCTTCTGGCTGAGGCTGCCCTTTAGCTGGGTGACGGATTCGTATTCGTGCTCCTCCATCCAGGCGATCAGGTCGCGTTCAATGACCCCGATCTGGCGCACGCCATGCCGGATTAGCGCAGAGCAGAGCATGGTGATGTCGGCTCCGGCCATGAGCATCTTTAGCACATCGGTGGCGCGGTGGACGCCACTGGTGGCGGCCAGACTAGGACGTATCTTACCGTAGAGCAGCGCGATCCAGCGCAAGGGGACACGCATGGCCATGGGCGTGCTCAACAGAATGTTGGGCTTCACTTCGAGCGCCTCCAGGTCAATGTCCGGTTGGTAGAAGCGGTTGAACAGGACCAGCCCATTCGCGCCGGCCTGATCGAGGCGCTTCGCCATGTTGGCGAAATTGGTGAAAAACGGGCTGAGCTTGACCGCGACGGGGATGGTGACCGCCGCCTTGACTGCCTTGAGGATGTCGAGGTACGTCTGCTCGATTTCATCGGAACTGAGGTCCATGTCCGTGGGGATGTAATAGATATTCAGCTCCAGGGCATCGGCCCCGGCCTGTTGAATGCCTTTGGCATAATCCGTCCAACCGCCCGTTGACGAGCCGTTGAGGCTGGCGATGACCGGTATTCGCACTGCCTTCTTGGCGTTGGCAATGTGCTGGAGATACTCTTCGGGCCCGAGGCGGAATTCCTTCGGCTCCGGGAAGTAGGTGAGCGCTTCGGCGAAGCTCTCGGTGCCATGCTCCATGTGATGGTCCAGTTCGTCGCGGTCCTGGCGCAGTTGCTCCTCGAACAGGGAGTAGAGGACCACAGCCGACGCCCCGGCGTCCTCCATCTGTTTGATGCCGTCAATCTCTTCCGACAGGGGAGAGGCCGCGGGGACCAGCGGCGTGCGAAGCTTTAATCCGAGATAGGTTGTCTTTAGATCCATAAGCCTGAGTCGTTATGAGTTAAGGTTGTTGGTCCACGGTGGTGGCGGGCTTGGGCTGCGTGCCCGCACCGTTGCCGCCATTGGGTTTGAGTCCCGCCAGGTATTGGTAGTAAGCCCAGCGGCGTTCGGCGTCCGTCTGCGCCTGAGCAAAGAACTTCTTCGCGTCCTCCGGCTTGCTCTTGGTGAGCATCTTGAACCGGTTCTCCGAGAGCAGATAGTCCTGCACCTTGGCTTTGGCCGCCTGGGAATCCAGCTGCAGCGGATTCTCGCCCCGCTCGGCACGACGCGGATCGTAGCGGTAAAGGAGCCACTGGCCGGACTCAACCGCCAGCCGTTGCTGGCGGGCACCCGCGCCGCGGTCCAGGTCAATACCGTGGGCGATGCAATGGCTGTAGGCGATGATGATAGAGGGGCCAGAATAGGACTCGGCTTCAATGAACGCCTTGAGGGTATGCTCGTCCTTGGCACCCATCGCCACGCTGGCCACATACACGGAGCCGTAACCCATGGCAATGAGGCCAAGGTCTTTCTTCCGCAGTGGCTTGCCGCCGGCGGCAAACTTCGCCACCGCTCCGCGCGGCGTGGACTTCGAACACTGCCCGCCGGTGTTGGAATAGACTTCGGTATCCAGCACGAGGACGTTGATGTCGCGCCCGCTGGCGAGAACGTGGTCGAGGCCGCCGTAGCCGATGTCGTAGGCCCAGCCATCGCCGCCGATGATCCAGACGCTGCGGCGGATCAGGTTGTCCGCGATGGCGAGCAGCATCTTGGCTTCGCTGCTCGTGTCGGTGGCCAGCTTCCGCTTGAGCGCAGCGACGCGTTCGCGCTGGTCGTAGATGCCCGCTTCGTCGGTCTGGTTGGCATTGATGAGCGCGCTGACGAATTCATCGCCCAGTTTCGGGGCGAGCTTCTGAAGCAGCTCGCAGGCAAACTCCTTCTGCTTGTCAATGGAAGCGCGGAAGCCCAGGCCAAACTCGGCATTGTCCTCGAACAGGGAATTGTTCCAGGTTGGGCCGCGACCTTCCTTGTTCTTTGTGTAAGGCGTGGTAGGCAGGTTGCCGCCGTAGATCGAGGAGCAGCCGGTCGCGTTGCCCGCGACAATGCGGTCGCCGAACAGCTGGGTGAGCAGTTTCAGATAAGGCGTCTCGCCGCAGCCACCGCAGGCGCCGCTGTATTCGAAGAGCGGCTGCATGACCTGCATCTGGCGAAGTTGTGTCACCTTGAGCTTGCGGCGGTCGAACTCCGGCAGGGCGAGGAAGAAGTTGTAATTGTCGCGCTCGCTAAAGCGGATGGGAGGTTGCGGCCGCATGTTAATGGCCTTGAGCTTGGCTTCGGTCTTGTTCTTGGCCGGGCACACCTCAACGCACAGGCAGCAGCCGGTGCAATCCTCGGGTGCAACCTGGAGGGTCCATTTCAAACCCTTCCACTCCGGAGAGCGGGCGTCGGTGCTCTTGAATGTGGCGGGCGCACCTTGCAGGTGCTTCGCGTCGTAGACCTTCATGCGGATGCAGGCGTGCGGGCAGATGGCCACGCACTTGCCGCACTGGATGCAGGTCTTCTCGTCCCAGACCGGAATTTCCAGCGCCAGGTTGCGCTTCTCGTAGCGAGAGGTGCCGGTCGGGAAGGTGCCGTCAGGATTAAACGCGCTGACCGGCAAGGATTCGCCGCGGTTGCCGTAAATGACGCCGAGGGTTTCAGCGATTTCCTTCGGGGCGTCGGCGGTGAATGGCGTGGGAAGCTCCTTCGTGCTGCTAACCTGGGCGGGGATCTTCACCTCGTGGAGGTTGGTCAGGGTCTGGTCCACTGCGGCAATGTTCTTCTTGACCACTTCCTCGCCTTTGCGGCCATAGGTCTTCTTGATGGTGTACTTGATCTGCTCGATGGCCTCATCGCGCGGGAGCACTCCGGAGAGGGCAAAGAAGCAGGTCTGCATGATGGTGTTAATGCGGGCGCCCATGCCCGTAGCCTTGGCTACGCTGATCGCGTCAATGACGTAGAACTTCACCTTCTTCTTGATCAGGCTTTTCTGGACGGGGCGGGGGAGCTGATCCCAGATTTCGCCTGGCCCGTAGTGAGTGTTGAGCAGGAAAGCCCCACCAGGCACGAGGTCCTGGAGCATGTCGTAGCGGTCCAGGAAGATCGGTTGGTGGCAGGCGACGAAGTTGGCCTTGGTGACCAGGTAGATGGAGCGGATTGGCTTGGGACCGAACCGCAGGTGAGAAATGGTCACCGCGCCGGCCTTCTTGGAGTCGTAGACGAAGTAGCCCTGGGCGTAGTTGTCGGTGTTCTCCCCGATGATCTTGATCGAGTTCTTGTTGGCTCCAACCGTACCGTCCGAGCCAAGGCCATAGAACAGAGCACGGACGACCTTATCCGACTCGGTCGAGAAGTCCGGATCGCACGCCAGACTGGTCTGGGAGACATCGTCCTCGATTCCCACGGTGAAGTGATTTTTCGGGCTGGCCGCAGCCAGGTTGTCGAACACCGCCTTCACCATGGCCGGTGTGAAATCTTTCGAAGACAGTCCGTAGCGACCGCCGACAACCTTCGGCATGCTCTTGAGCTTGCCCCAACCTGCCGCCAGGCTCTCGTTCAGCGCCGTCACCACATCCAAGTAGAGTGGCTCGCCCAACGCGCCGGATTCCTTGGTCCGGTCCAGCACCGCAATTGACTTCACGCTGGCTGGCATCGCCTCAATGAACCGCTTCACGCAGAATGGCCGGAACAGCCGCACCTTCAGAACGCCGACCTTTGCGCCGCGTTCGTTGAGGTATTCCACCGCCTCATGCGCTGTTTCGCTACCCGAACCCATGATGACCAGCAGGCGCTCCGCGTTCGGGTCGCCGACGTATTGGAAGGGCTGGTATTGACGGCCGGTAACGGCGGCAAACTTGTCCATCACTTTGGCGGTGATGTCCGCGCACTTGGCGTAGAAGGGATTGCACGCCTCGCGCGCCTGGAAGAACACGTCCGGATTCTGCGCCGAGCCGCGCAGCACCGGCCGTTCGGGGTTCATCGCGCGCTGGCGGTGAGCGATCACGAAGTCCTCGTTGATCACCTGGCGGATAATGTTCTCATCCACCAGCTCGATCTTCGAAACTTCGTGCGAAGTGCGGAACCCGTCAAAGAAGTGCAGGAAGGGGATTCGACTCTCGAGCGTTGCCTCCTGCGCGATCAGCGCGAAGTCCATCGCCTCCTGCACGCTGGCCGAGCTAAGCAACGCGAACCCGGTGGTGCGGGCGTGCATCACGTCGCTGTGATCGCCAAAAATGGACAGCGCATGGGTGGCCAATGTGCGGGCGGTGATGTGGAACACGGTCGGGGTCAGCTCGCCGGCGATCTTAAACATGTTGGGCACCTTGAGCAGCAAGCCCTGGGAAGCAGTGAAAGTGCAGGTCAGCGCGCCGGTCTGGAGCGCGCCGTGCACGGCACCCGCCGCGCCCCCTTCGCTTTGCATCTCCACCACCGATGGCACGGTGCCCCAGAGGTTTTTGATGCCTTCGGACGCCCACTGGTCGCACCACTCGCCCATGTTCGAGGAGGGGGTGATGGGGTAGATGCCCATCACTTCGTTGCAGCGGTAAGCCACGTAGGCGACCGCCTCATTGCCATCAATCGTTGTATAGGTTTTGTTCATGTTGCTAGAGTGCTAAATCACTAAAGTCGTTCGTTCGTTCACGGAAACTGACTGGTGTCCGTGGCGGTCTCCCCGCGAGAATTGCGAATCCTCGGTCCCGGCGGCAGCAATGTGCCCGGGCGCTCGCCCAGGCACTTCACCGCCATTGGCAAAACTTCACCCTATTTTGCGCGCAATCCCGCCCGGTAGGCAAACAGAAAACGGTGTCGCCAAAAGAGGTCCATCACGGATTCTCGGAAAGCGCCAACGGTGATTGCCACCCGCACAACCCAGATGGACTATCTCACTTCCTGACCCGCGCACTGTCCATATTCTGGAGACGGCAAGAGAGATAAGTATGCAGCCCTTATGACCAGACGCTGCAGGCTTCGCGTGAAACCCGCATTCATTGGGCACCACTCGCGCGACGCCCTCAGAGCTTCATCTCAATGACGCACTCAGACTCGCCGACGGGGGTGCGAACCTCGAAGCCGACCTTCTTGCACATCTGCTGCATTTCCTTGTTCTCGCGCAGGGTGTAGGCGACCAGCCGGGTGAGCTTCTCGATCTTGGCGATCTGGATGAGGCGCTGGGTCAGCTCCGTGCCCAGGCCTTTACGTTGGCATTGGTCGGTCACTACGACGGCGAACTCACCGACGCTGGTGCTGTGCAGCTTGCTGAGCCGCGCCACGGCGACGATCTCCAACTGGCCTTCCCCGTTCTTGTGCTCGGCGACAAGCGCGATTTCGCGGTCGTAGTCGTTGAAGCAAATGCGGATGAGGCGGGTGTGGGCAACGCGCTGCTGGAGCTTGAGCGGACTGAAGTAGCGCAGGTAGACGCTGCGCTCGGAGAGG encodes:
- a CDS encoding dihydroorotate dehydrogenase-like protein translates to MDLKTTYLGLKLRTPLVPAASPLSEEIDGIKQMEDAGASAVVLYSLFEEQLRQDRDELDHHMEHGTESFAEALTYFPEPKEFRLGPEEYLQHIANAKKAVRIPVIASLNGSSTGGWTDYAKGIQQAGADALELNIYYIPTDMDLSSDEIEQTYLDILKAVKAAVTIPVAVKLSPFFTNFANMAKRLDQAGANGLVLFNRFYQPDIDLEALEVKPNILLSTPMAMRVPLRWIALLYGKIRPSLAATSGVHRATDVLKMLMAGADITMLCSALIRHGVRQIGVIERDLIAWMEEHEYESVTQLKGSLSQKNCPDPSAFERAQYMRAISQYSAANSK
- a CDS encoding alginate lyase family protein, with product MNRRRFLWSGAASLWLCAAHLPAFASESPASPTFPTRPFVLINQAELATLRSDLAKPGWKTALYRADRGPAVMSSGRGARANASLWAERPIIIPARGGHYHHFFCVDGDRLELPKDQRYAPGPYRCPKCGRQCSGEKYESALRRMVHTWLAPAALDLALVAALEHRPDYAAKAGEILSKYAAAYPGPHTTVTSGGMIYQSLDEAMWVIPLAQAYDLVHSDLSPEQRATIADFLRTVAQGLQRCGTSGNWGSWHLSAVGVVGYAIEDQALVQWATDSFKEQIRNQLGDDGLWPESVHTYHYFPLLAFAAFAEAGWHAGMDLYRWEAKPGKSLLRMYEAPLQYAYPDLRLAAINDGWFQSFVPADCYELAHHRTQDPRFAWVLANGYRRGVFPAGRVNADSRDSLRGGQYAFLFGGAVPTKVTPPPATSVNFPVLGICMLRSTNGAVLSFDYGPFLGHGQRDKMGITLFANGKLWLADYGTPGYGASILPWYQSTFAHNTIVVDGKSQNPTKENRATLWLGEPDLEAAQSETAEAYPGVIHRRTVVRRDDYFVVADQLKSDTEHTFDLYLHSEGKLTLNGRSSQSHLVTPAVPWIEKLTSLAPSGVLVGRWAEGGSGMSFWLVGSGPVTPLLGQCPAETGSRKVQLLVCRQEGKAVEFVTVLYPCRGKPDLAVTRREDQLIIRHGNSLDVLTLPSDGTRPTVTR
- a CDS encoding sulfatase, which gives rise to MHARLALLLALSQTAALAATLRLNVLLITADDMGYNTPAFAGCLTPGITPNLDRLAKQGVWFVNAHVTVAVCQPSRECLMTGRYPHRNGATGFYPVRSEVPTLMESLKAAGYQLGIMAKVSHLAPPSKFPWDYSYDARELGQGRDPSLYYRSAREFFAKAKDAGKPYFLMANSQDPHRPWAGSEGEITQGQGKLARKKKAKKVAGAQANEDGIAAQATYPPPARIYKPEEVVVPGFLPDLPNVRKEMAQYYSSAHRCDETVGEILRALKDSGFEESTLVMFLSDNGISMPFGKSNCYLASTRTPWLVRWPGKVKPSTVDRDHFISGIDFMPTILEAAGVAAPANMDGRSFLPLLLGLDQPGRDRVFTCYNDTSGRRSYPMRCLQTRHCGYIYNAWSDGTTQYRAEPMGGLTFNAMQQAAMDQKDVAARVEMLLHRVPEEFYDFATDPDGLHNLIADPKCQEQVAQARKDMLSWMQRTQDPLLNTYRARLKPKPLKP
- the nifJ gene encoding pyruvate:ferredoxin (flavodoxin) oxidoreductase gives rise to the protein MNKTYTTIDGNEAVAYVAYRCNEVMGIYPITPSSNMGEWCDQWASEGIKNLWGTVPSVVEMQSEGGAAGAVHGALQTGALTCTFTASQGLLLKVPNMFKIAGELTPTVFHITARTLATHALSIFGDHSDVMHARTTGFALLSSASVQEAMDFALIAQEATLESRIPFLHFFDGFRTSHEVSKIELVDENIIRQVINEDFVIAHRQRAMNPERPVLRGSAQNPDVFFQAREACNPFYAKCADITAKVMDKFAAVTGRQYQPFQYVGDPNAERLLVIMGSGSETAHEAVEYLNERGAKVGVLKVRLFRPFCVKRFIEAMPASVKSIAVLDRTKESGALGEPLYLDVVTALNESLAAGWGKLKSMPKVVGGRYGLSSKDFTPAMVKAVFDNLAAASPKNHFTVGIEDDVSQTSLACDPDFSTESDKVVRALFYGLGSDGTVGANKNSIKIIGENTDNYAQGYFVYDSKKAGAVTISHLRFGPKPIRSIYLVTKANFVACHQPIFLDRYDMLQDLVPGGAFLLNTHYGPGEIWDQLPRPVQKSLIKKKVKFYVIDAISVAKATGMGARINTIMQTCFFALSGVLPRDEAIEQIKYTIKKTYGRKGEEVVKKNIAAVDQTLTNLHEVKIPAQVSSTKELPTPFTADAPKEIAETLGVIYGNRGESLPVSAFNPDGTFPTGTSRYEKRNLALEIPVWDEKTCIQCGKCVAICPHACIRMKVYDAKHLQGAPATFKSTDARSPEWKGLKWTLQVAPEDCTGCCLCVEVCPAKNKTEAKLKAINMRPQPPIRFSERDNYNFFLALPEFDRRKLKVTQLRQMQVMQPLFEYSGACGGCGETPYLKLLTQLFGDRIVAGNATGCSSIYGGNLPTTPYTKNKEGRGPTWNNSLFEDNAEFGLGFRASIDKQKEFACELLQKLAPKLGDEFVSALINANQTDEAGIYDQRERVAALKRKLATDTSSEAKMLLAIADNLIRRSVWIIGGDGWAYDIGYGGLDHVLASGRDINVLVLDTEVYSNTGGQCSKSTPRGAVAKFAAGGKPLRKKDLGLIAMGYGSVYVASVAMGAKDEHTLKAFIEAESYSGPSIIIAYSHCIAHGIDLDRGAGARQQRLAVESGQWLLYRYDPRRAERGENPLQLDSQAAKAKVQDYLLSENRFKMLTKSKPEDAKKFFAQAQTDAERRWAYYQYLAGLKPNGGNGAGTQPKPATTVDQQP
- a CDS encoding sulfatase-like hydrolase/transferase, with the protein product MNTSSLLRIVVRWLATRTVMTALLSGQLILAVLPIRAAASPTQNAGDRPNILWLVNEDSGPFLGCYGDPLARTPTLDRLASKGVLFERCFAQPVCAPSRFTLITGMYAATCGPAEHMRAKGKIPGWLRGFPAHLRKAGYYTSNNAKTDYNAPIDMKEAWDASSRNAHWRNRSNPKQPFFSVFNHEVTHESCLFPVEEQTLDFPPTDPAKVRIPPYQPDTPEIRADWARHYNHIALMDAQVGAKLRDLEQSGLADNTIVFYYADNGGVVPRSKRFLQRSGTHVPLIVYFPPKWRHLAPAAPGSRIKEPVSFVDFAPTVLSLAGVKIPDYMMGRAFAGAAKSPPNEYVFCTRDRMDERYDMMRSLMSHRYLYIHNYRPELPYVQRLSYQFQARGYQSWAREAATGHLTPATAQFWGEKPTEELYDLVADPDNVHNLVNDPAYREALEKMRAEMKRRVLAIKDNGFIPEGSPLEGYEASRQPGAVPFERVVDLANLASERKADNLPRLTEALDDPNEAIRWWGALGCAMLRKQAAPAEAALRKRLVDPSGAVQSAAANALAQLGHVETALPVLERWITCTNETFYVLHAANVLIRLGEAGRPLLPLMKKLYAATENAARNSPSAYLRRNLEQNIALLEGREPALVYPKFGPVR